From Nitrospirota bacterium, one genomic window encodes:
- the nuoD gene encoding NADH dehydrogenase (quinone) subunit D: MAFEDQRTTVYKVDPAHPESETLPTLRTEELLLNMGPQHPATHGVLKVILELEGERLVKSTPVLGFLHRGVEKLAEDGTYHQFIPHTDRLDYVCAMYNNFAYCRAVEKLMNITVPDRAEYLRTIVAEVQRIIGHQFWLGTQALDIGAMTVFFYCFRDREILLDWFDELCGARLTTSWYRIGGVERDLTSSLLDKLKQFLDYFPPKIDEYVIFLETNRIWVARTKGVAVISAEDAVSFGLSGPTLRASGVDYDLRKAEPYSAYPKCEFSVPLGKNGDTYDRYWIRVQELYESVKIIRQCLEQMQDGPIMADVPSVTLPPKQRVFTNLESMIQQFKLFSQGFDAPAGEIYCGTEAHKGELGFYIVSTGGGKPYRLKIRAPSFIHMGAFDHMSRGYMIADAITLFGSYDIVMGECDR; the protein is encoded by the coding sequence ATGGCTTTTGAAGATCAACGAACAACCGTTTACAAGGTCGACCCGGCCCATCCAGAGAGCGAGACCCTCCCGACCCTGCGCACGGAGGAGCTCCTGCTCAATATGGGTCCTCAGCACCCCGCGACCCATGGAGTGCTGAAAGTGATCCTCGAGTTGGAGGGCGAACGCCTCGTGAAGTCTACTCCGGTGTTGGGGTTTCTGCACCGCGGAGTGGAAAAGCTCGCGGAAGACGGCACCTATCATCAATTTATTCCCCACACCGACCGGCTCGACTACGTCTGCGCGATGTACAACAATTTTGCCTACTGCCGCGCGGTCGAAAAACTCATGAACATCACCGTGCCGGATCGCGCAGAGTATCTGCGCACGATCGTGGCGGAGGTTCAACGTATCATCGGCCATCAGTTCTGGCTCGGGACGCAGGCGCTCGACATCGGGGCCATGACCGTCTTTTTCTATTGTTTCCGGGACCGGGAAATTCTGTTGGATTGGTTCGATGAACTCTGCGGCGCGCGTCTGACGACCAGCTGGTACCGCATCGGCGGTGTTGAGCGGGATCTCACGTCGTCGCTGCTCGATAAGCTGAAGCAGTTCCTGGATTATTTTCCGCCAAAAATCGATGAGTACGTGATCTTCCTAGAGACGAATCGGATTTGGGTTGCGCGGACGAAGGGTGTGGCGGTTATTTCGGCGGAAGACGCTGTCAGCTTCGGCCTCAGCGGGCCGACGCTCCGCGCCTCGGGCGTCGACTACGACCTTCGTAAGGCCGAGCCCTATTCGGCTTATCCGAAGTGTGAGTTCAGCGTGCCGCTTGGCAAGAACGGCGACACCTACGATCGATACTGGATTCGTGTCCAGGAACTCTATGAAAGCGTAAAAATCATTCGGCAATGTCTGGAGCAAATGCAGGACGGTCCTATTATGGCCGATGTGCCCAGCGTCACGTTGCCGCCGAAACAGCGAGTCTTCACGAATCTGGAATCCATGATCCAGCAATTCAAGCTCTTCTCGCAGGGCTTCGACGCCCCTGCGGGAGAGATTTACTGCGGCACCGAAGCGCACAAGGGCGAATTGGGTTTCTATATTGTCAGCACGGGCGGTGGAAAGCCCTACCGCTTGAAGATTCGCGCCCCTTCGTTTATTCACATGGGCGCATTCGACCATATGTCCAGAGGTTATATGATCGCCGACGCGATCACGCTCTTCGGGAGCTACGACATAGTGATGGGTGAGTGCGACCGGTAG
- a CDS encoding NADH-quinone oxidoreductase subunit C: MSLQQLASQLQDTFPVGLVKAVEWRGDLAVTVTRDRLHEVAQYLHDDPAMDFDYIVHVSSVDWPDDEERFEVVYEFYSIKKRQRIRLKTRVPESDCIVDSLTDLWKGADFMEREVYDMMGIRFRHHPDLRRILMPDDYTEGYPLRKDFPLRGKGWRDTFEFLDETAR, encoded by the coding sequence ATGTCATTGCAGCAATTGGCCAGCCAACTTCAAGATACCTTCCCCGTCGGCTTGGTGAAAGCCGTTGAGTGGCGAGGCGACCTTGCGGTGACCGTCACGCGGGACCGCCTCCATGAGGTCGCACAGTATCTTCACGACGATCCGGCCATGGATTTCGATTACATCGTGCACGTGAGTTCGGTCGATTGGCCTGATGACGAAGAGCGATTTGAAGTTGTGTACGAGTTCTACTCGATCAAAAAGCGTCAGCGCATTCGGCTCAAGACTCGAGTGCCTGAATCGGATTGCATCGTCGATTCTTTGACGGATCTCTGGAAAGGCGCGGATTTCATGGAACGTGAAGTCTACGACATGATGGGCATTCGCTTCCGGCATCATCCGGATCTCCGCCGGATCCTCATGCCCGACGATTACACCGAAGGGTATCCGTTACGAAAAGATTTTCCGCTTCGTGGGAAGGGCTGGCGTGACACGTTTGAGTTCTTGGACGAAACGGCCCGGTAG
- a CDS encoding NADH-quinone oxidoreductase subunit B family protein, producing MGLIQIGRHDKDGTPDVVTTTVEKAVNWARKGSLWPMTFGLACCAIEMIAAVSSRYDMDRYGAGVFRASPRQSDLMIVAGTVCRRMAPVIRKIYDQMPEPKYVIAMGSCATSGNIYDSYSVVQGVDRFVPVDIYVPGCPPTPEALFDGILKLQERIMLKRVFLTQPDQVKPGLKI from the coding sequence ATGGGATTAATTCAAATCGGTCGTCACGATAAAGACGGCACCCCAGACGTCGTGACCACAACGGTCGAAAAAGCGGTGAATTGGGCCCGTAAAGGATCGCTCTGGCCTATGACGTTTGGTCTGGCCTGCTGCGCGATCGAAATGATCGCTGCGGTGTCGTCACGGTACGATATGGACCGTTATGGGGCTGGCGTCTTCCGGGCCTCACCTCGGCAGTCAGATCTCATGATCGTCGCCGGTACCGTTTGCCGACGGATGGCGCCGGTCATCCGGAAAATTTACGACCAGATGCCAGAACCAAAATATGTCATTGCGATGGGATCCTGTGCCACGTCAGGAAACATTTACGACAGTTATAGCGTCGTCCAGGGCGTCGATCGTTTTGTGCCGGTGGATATCTACGTGCCTGGTTGCCCTCCAACCCCGGAGGCACTCTTTGACGGCATCCTTAAGTTACAAGAACGGATTATGCTGAAACGTGTATTCCTGACACAGCCGGATCAGGTCAAGCCAGGCCTTAAAATTTAG
- a CDS encoding OmpA family protein — protein sequence MTHYSIKCAVSLMVLTLATPLPSLAWAADDLSSIRFGEQALAYSSGSIQRSTPQDGFVNVITGDNQTTGDHMILGSRDVLYLRLKNPGDVAPGDLFTIYRRAYKVFHPITGQYLGYLVNRLAVVQVSQVDKSLTTVEIVRAYAPVSPGDPVMKFVLPTEEGATADQPSGGDVDGRIVEFQSNMGIMNMVAQRNVVYLDRGREDGIRAGDRMDIVRSGGSLPQRVVGELKILSMEDRTSTALITKSISRVLKGDRFRVKVRAPEIMPISQSSQQSLGTSPAAAPSPSRFQVQNVAKETRISLGDLMKQLRFESGEATIKSEGYQVLDELIAYLKTTAGDRQIRIEGHADNREIGPSLKSLYQTNWDLSKARAGIVLRYLAEKGGIDSAKLSSVGYGDTKPLASNATEPGRQKNRRVDIVLYLPDSVKGQSAASTKPLETGENGYNMSRLSSAEDGTPISPMDSTIPAASTDPSLATPSSIPADPAMETIPASADQGNADQTPAAPATPRQ from the coding sequence ATGACACACTATTCAATTAAATGTGCCGTTTCTCTCATGGTTTTGACCCTGGCCACGCCACTCCCTTCTTTGGCCTGGGCAGCTGACGATTTAAGTTCAATTCGATTCGGGGAACAGGCCTTAGCCTATTCCTCTGGATCCATTCAGCGATCGACTCCCCAAGATGGGTTCGTGAACGTGATCACCGGCGACAATCAGACAACCGGAGATCACATGATCTTAGGAAGCCGGGACGTCCTCTACCTCCGACTAAAGAATCCCGGCGATGTCGCGCCCGGAGATCTTTTCACGATTTATAGGCGAGCATACAAAGTATTCCATCCCATCACCGGTCAATACTTGGGCTATTTGGTCAATCGACTCGCGGTGGTTCAGGTGAGCCAAGTTGACAAGAGCCTGACCACGGTTGAGATCGTCCGCGCCTATGCACCAGTATCGCCTGGCGACCCCGTGATGAAGTTTGTGCTTCCGACTGAGGAGGGAGCGACCGCTGATCAGCCTTCCGGCGGTGATGTGGATGGACGGATTGTAGAATTCCAGTCCAACATGGGCATCATGAACATGGTGGCACAAAGAAATGTCGTCTATCTGGATCGAGGACGGGAAGACGGGATCAGAGCTGGGGATCGCATGGACATCGTGCGGTCAGGAGGGAGCCTTCCTCAACGGGTCGTGGGCGAATTGAAAATCCTATCCATGGAGGACCGAACTTCCACGGCGTTGATCACGAAATCGATTTCCCGCGTTCTCAAGGGCGATCGCTTCCGCGTAAAAGTCCGTGCGCCTGAGATCATGCCAATCTCCCAATCGTCCCAGCAGTCTCTGGGTACTTCCCCTGCTGCCGCTCCTTCTCCAAGCAGGTTCCAAGTCCAGAATGTTGCCAAAGAAACCAGAATCAGCCTTGGCGATCTCATGAAGCAACTTCGGTTTGAATCGGGCGAAGCCACGATCAAGTCCGAGGGTTATCAGGTGCTCGATGAGCTGATTGCCTATCTTAAAACCACCGCCGGCGATCGGCAGATTCGCATCGAAGGCCATGCAGATAACCGGGAAATCGGTCCCTCGCTCAAGTCGCTGTACCAGACGAATTGGGACCTGTCGAAAGCTCGAGCCGGTATCGTCCTTCGCTACTTGGCCGAAAAGGGTGGCATCGATTCAGCAAAACTGTCCTCAGTCGGCTATGGCGATACCAAGCCGCTGGCCAGCAATGCCACAGAACCGGGCCGGCAGAAAAACCGCCGCGTGGACATCGTGCTCTATTTACCCGATTCAGTGAAAGGCCAGTCTGCAGCATCGACAAAGCCCCTCGAAACTGGTGAGAACGGCTACAACATGTCCCGCCTCAGTTCAGCAGAAGACGGAACTCCGATCTCTCCAATGGATTCCACGATTCCAGCGGCGTCAACAGATCCGTCTCTGGCAACCCCCTCATCTATCCCTGCAGACCCTGCAATGGAAACCATTCCGGCATCGGCTGATCAGGGGAATGCAGATCAGACCCCTGCCGCTCCGGCTACGCCACGACAATAG
- a CDS encoding response regulator, with product MPSILVVDDEDQIRQLIRETLEQAGYHVTEARDGKEALQQYRLAPADVVVMDILMPDQDGLETTATLRREFPKVKVIAITGGSDMIGILNFLDVAKMLGAHRTLQKPFEMKTLIETIQAELQS from the coding sequence ATGCCATCTATTCTTGTCGTCGATGACGAAGACCAAATCCGTCAATTAATCCGCGAAACATTGGAGCAGGCCGGCTATCACGTCACGGAAGCGCGTGACGGGAAGGAAGCGCTTCAGCAATATCGGCTGGCCCCGGCCGATGTGGTTGTGATGGATATTTTGATGCCCGATCAGGATGGCCTGGAGACCACCGCCACGTTGCGGAGGGAATTTCCAAAGGTGAAAGTCATCGCGATCACCGGCGGGAGTGACATGATTGGCATTCTCAACTTTCTCGACGTCGCCAAAATGCTCGGCGCTCACCGTACCCTTCAGAAGCCCTTTGAGATGAAGACCCTCATCGAGACGATCCAGGCCGAACTGCAGTCGTAG
- the ndhC gene encoding NADH-quinone oxidoreductase subunit A translates to MSGFELLLEYLTRYFPILLFTFVALAFGVVTLILSYLVQPKYPESEKLSTYECGSEPFSDARMPFPVRYYIFAMLFVIFDIEVIFLYPWAVVFTKIGLIGLIEMLVFIGLFLVAYVYAWRKGALEWD, encoded by the coding sequence ATGAGCGGTTTTGAGTTGCTTCTTGAGTACCTGACCCGATACTTCCCGATTCTGCTGTTCACTTTCGTGGCGCTGGCGTTTGGCGTGGTGACGCTGATCCTCAGTTATCTTGTCCAACCGAAGTATCCAGAATCTGAGAAGCTCTCTACCTATGAGTGCGGATCGGAGCCGTTTTCCGATGCTCGGATGCCGTTTCCGGTTCGGTACTACATCTTCGCGATGCTCTTCGTGATCTTCGATATCGAAGTCATCTTTCTCTACCCGTGGGCGGTAGTCTTCACCAAAATAGGGTTGATCGGGTTGATTGAAATGCTGGTCTTCATCGGGCTGTTCTTGGTGGCCTATGTCTATGCTTGGCGTAAGGGAGCCCTGGAATGGGATTAA
- the priA gene encoding primosomal protein N': MISTEAPPAPIGPEAIFADVIVPRHLAGPFTYRVPLSLRPTLRVGHLVLVPFGHSTLQGAVIALFPVLPYNLDQSRLKDIHSLLPAGAATDVSSNLFELSRQVAERYVAPWGQCLRLVLPPAPKPQAKISYYELTERGKAARVAREPCSAKARALLTKLGKQPFALRRPSRNPVTADLLEDFTARGWVVKSQGLPSASAAPLTKLSLQAGQPSFTITRPLLPDQVMPWAAPLLQALKSQESSRVLVQAPWADRSSLLQQTVRLVVDRGQTVLILVGEAERAQWITSLIRDDGKGISPICVHSGLSDQAKAALWDQIQRKVARVIVGTRSAIFLPLTAIGAIWVEGEEDAAFKEEQEPHYHARDVAWLRAQTEQALLVLSSAHPSLETRAAVEQRGIAIRKLLPPDARPNVQIVDLRNHGYGTVLSQPLIRAIEQTIGRKAGVLLFLNRKGYAGALVCRDCGQVPRCPTCRVALMYSRQAGRLHCSYCGAVAPIPETCGTCSGPRMQSIGEGTERVEEDAKRLFPRATVLRLDGDTMKKPAQAETLWRRVQQGEWDIIVGTQLLLRRGPLPTMGLVGIVQADAGLSVPDFRSAERTYHTLLDAVSLAASAEAGGQVIVQTALSSHHAIQAVVQNDEPVFVSEELSHRTALGYPPAVHLIALLVSGTDESMVRDAATTWVTRLTACASPSLVKLTTAAKAPSEAQPISRPDRLTVLGPVPSAVAKLRGRYRWQILVKSLEREVGLDAVRTTVKELERTYQRRAIKFDVDVDPIEMS, encoded by the coding sequence ATGATTTCAACAGAGGCACCCCCTGCACCCATAGGGCCTGAGGCCATTTTCGCAGATGTTATTGTGCCTCGGCATCTGGCTGGTCCGTTCACCTACCGCGTGCCATTATCACTCCGTCCTACATTGCGCGTTGGGCATCTCGTACTTGTACCCTTCGGACACTCGACCCTCCAAGGGGCGGTGATCGCCCTCTTCCCTGTTCTGCCCTATAATCTCGATCAGTCACGCCTCAAGGACATTCACTCGTTGCTCCCGGCGGGAGCAGCAACAGATGTATCCTCGAACCTATTTGAACTCTCGCGGCAGGTAGCCGAACGATATGTCGCGCCATGGGGACAATGCCTGAGATTGGTGCTGCCACCGGCGCCCAAACCCCAAGCGAAAATCAGCTACTACGAACTAACTGAGCGAGGGAAGGCTGCTCGTGTGGCCCGCGAACCCTGCTCGGCAAAGGCACGGGCATTGCTCACGAAGTTGGGGAAACAACCCTTCGCACTTCGGCGGCCGTCCCGCAATCCTGTGACGGCTGATCTCTTAGAAGATTTCACGGCTCGCGGATGGGTGGTGAAGAGCCAAGGTCTGCCATCTGCTTCGGCGGCACCTCTCACCAAGCTTTCCCTGCAGGCAGGGCAACCCTCTTTTACCATCACCAGGCCACTGCTCCCTGACCAGGTCATGCCTTGGGCCGCGCCGCTGTTGCAAGCGCTGAAAAGCCAAGAATCTTCTCGGGTTCTGGTCCAGGCGCCCTGGGCCGATCGATCAAGCTTACTGCAGCAAACCGTTCGCCTCGTAGTCGACCGCGGACAGACGGTCCTCATCCTTGTGGGCGAAGCAGAACGGGCCCAATGGATTACAAGCTTGATTCGTGATGACGGGAAGGGAATCTCCCCGATCTGTGTCCATAGTGGTCTTTCAGACCAAGCCAAAGCCGCGCTGTGGGACCAGATTCAGCGGAAGGTCGCTCGAGTCATCGTGGGAACCCGTTCAGCCATCTTTCTCCCATTGACCGCCATCGGAGCGATCTGGGTCGAGGGAGAAGAGGATGCGGCATTTAAAGAGGAACAGGAGCCACATTATCATGCACGGGACGTGGCCTGGCTGAGAGCACAGACTGAGCAGGCCTTATTGGTCCTGAGCTCTGCCCATCCCAGCCTTGAGACCAGAGCAGCAGTGGAACAACGCGGCATCGCGATTCGCAAGCTTCTACCGCCTGATGCGAGACCGAACGTACAGATCGTTGATTTACGCAATCACGGATACGGCACAGTGCTGAGCCAGCCGCTCATTCGAGCGATCGAGCAGACCATCGGTCGCAAAGCCGGCGTTCTACTATTTCTGAACCGGAAGGGTTATGCCGGCGCCCTCGTCTGTCGTGACTGCGGCCAGGTTCCCCGCTGTCCTACCTGTCGTGTCGCACTAATGTATTCCCGGCAGGCAGGCCGCCTTCACTGCTCCTACTGCGGAGCCGTAGCACCCATCCCCGAAACCTGCGGCACCTGTTCCGGCCCTCGTATGCAGTCGATCGGGGAGGGCACGGAACGGGTGGAAGAGGATGCGAAACGACTATTTCCCCGCGCGACCGTGCTTCGGCTCGACGGAGATACCATGAAAAAACCGGCTCAAGCCGAGACCCTGTGGCGGAGGGTCCAACAAGGAGAATGGGATATTATCGTCGGAACACAATTGCTGCTCCGGCGCGGACCTCTCCCAACCATGGGCCTCGTGGGAATTGTGCAGGCAGACGCAGGACTCAGTGTGCCGGATTTCCGATCCGCCGAGCGCACCTACCATACACTCCTCGATGCGGTCAGCCTCGCCGCCTCGGCCGAGGCCGGCGGCCAGGTTATTGTACAGACCGCCCTCTCCTCTCATCATGCAATTCAGGCTGTGGTCCAGAATGACGAACCCGTGTTTGTATCGGAGGAGCTGTCCCATCGGACTGCATTGGGATATCCGCCGGCCGTGCATCTCATTGCCCTCCTCGTATCGGGAACCGATGAGAGCATGGTGCGCGACGCGGCCACAACATGGGTGACCCGACTCACCGCCTGCGCGTCACCCTCCTTAGTGAAACTGACAACCGCGGCCAAGGCCCCCTCAGAAGCTCAACCGATTAGCCGTCCAGACCGTCTCACAGTGCTGGGGCCAGTTCCCTCTGCGGTGGCGAAACTCCGTGGACGGTATCGATGGCAAATACTTGTGAAATCGCTGGAACGGGAAGTGGGACTCGACGCGGTACGGACCACGGTCAAGGAACTGGAGCGGACGTATCAGCGACGGGCGATCAAGTTCGACGTCGACGTCGATCCGATCGAGATGAGCTAG
- a CDS encoding molybdopterin-dependent oxidoreductase: MGLKPATNPEVEAVAIELSIDGKTVTAKDGVSLYDVISSTGKIIPAMCYHYTFDPFGSCGMCLVMQEGKKAPVRSCTAKAAAGMVIRTEGDDLFQARKKAVEKHLSVHPLDCPVCDADGHCELQDMAFQHGVTNLATAKQKFIPEDTRSPVLDFNMNRCIACAECINVCKDVLMIDALQFMKKGGFNQVVPKGDLALSCEFCGDCLAVCPVGAITNKFSKYLYKPWQMKKTTTTCNYCGDGCQMHLETKDAEVVRVTSPLSWKNKWGDRADTAKGHGGLCVRGRFGFEYIDSAARLKQPLLRKGNQLVEVPWLEAMHQVVEQFSEIRRKHGPDAIAGLITARCTNEELYLFQKLMRTGFRTNQFDSSARYGHLNFVHASRHALGIGRSPNDWEDLTKAKAIVLIGSNLTETNPLTAVRIKEAIRVYQAQVVVIDSAITNMAKLASHPYLISPGTEGLVIDGLVKAILELGLIDEETTGKHPKAFEALKAAVAHVSLDQVAARTGMSVEALKTTAAIFAEAPRSIILCAEGIVRQPDGYQNVLKLMDLAWVTGKLGQPGCGVNTVTEEPNEQGAVDMGVAPEFLPGQASFSDQAARDRFAKAWDVTLPAAGSGANLVEILKRCKSGQIRALYVIGENPLATLPASMEVRAALDRLELLVVQDPFLTETARMAHAVLPACTSAEKDGTFTNLEGRVLRVREALDPVGESLPDWHIMTALANALGCQWGYESSNDIQAEIMKLLPGYYNLGQPRKVVPAVDRYLSNGYAGEVAARYRAPVVSDAKAQRPYGLLMGQILYHSGKMSTEAPGLIKIAPNTGRLRMNPEDMKRLAVNEGGKVRLTSDRGSLQLAVQSDQSVAPQTCFFPEHFNEPPVKDLMSVQVDPTTGVPSFKRIGVTIEKA; encoded by the coding sequence ATGGGTTTGAAGCCAGCAACCAATCCAGAGGTAGAAGCCGTCGCGATCGAGTTGTCGATCGACGGGAAGACCGTGACTGCGAAGGACGGAGTCTCGCTCTACGACGTGATCTCGAGCACGGGCAAGATCATCCCGGCTATGTGTTACCACTATACCTTCGATCCCTTCGGCTCCTGTGGCATGTGTTTGGTCATGCAGGAAGGCAAGAAAGCGCCGGTCCGTTCCTGCACTGCCAAAGCCGCCGCCGGCATGGTTATTAGAACCGAGGGCGACGATCTCTTCCAGGCCAGGAAGAAAGCGGTGGAGAAACACCTTTCGGTTCATCCTCTCGACTGTCCGGTCTGTGATGCCGACGGCCATTGTGAACTGCAAGATATGGCCTTCCAGCATGGGGTCACAAACCTGGCCACCGCTAAACAAAAATTTATTCCGGAAGATACCCGCAGCCCTGTGCTCGACTTCAATATGAACCGCTGTATTGCCTGTGCGGAATGCATCAACGTCTGTAAAGACGTCTTGATGATCGATGCATTGCAGTTCATGAAGAAGGGCGGATTCAATCAAGTCGTGCCGAAGGGAGACCTCGCGCTCTCTTGCGAGTTCTGCGGAGACTGTCTCGCCGTCTGCCCTGTCGGCGCCATTACGAACAAATTTTCCAAGTATTTATATAAGCCGTGGCAGATGAAGAAAACCACCACAACCTGCAACTACTGTGGGGACGGCTGTCAGATGCACCTTGAGACCAAGGATGCTGAAGTCGTCCGTGTGACCTCGCCGTTGTCATGGAAAAACAAATGGGGTGATCGGGCTGATACGGCCAAGGGGCATGGCGGGCTTTGCGTGCGAGGACGTTTCGGATTCGAGTACATCGATAGCGCCGCACGTCTCAAGCAACCGCTCCTCCGAAAAGGCAATCAACTCGTCGAAGTTCCTTGGCTCGAAGCCATGCACCAGGTGGTGGAACAGTTCTCTGAAATCCGCCGCAAGCATGGGCCCGACGCGATTGCCGGTCTGATCACCGCCCGTTGCACTAACGAGGAGCTCTATCTCTTCCAGAAACTCATGCGAACCGGGTTCCGGACCAACCAGTTCGACAGCAGTGCGCGCTACGGCCATCTCAACTTCGTCCATGCCTCCCGGCATGCGTTGGGGATTGGGCGGAGCCCGAACGACTGGGAAGACCTGACGAAGGCCAAAGCCATCGTGCTCATTGGCTCGAACCTTACGGAGACCAACCCGCTCACAGCCGTACGGATCAAGGAAGCGATTCGTGTCTATCAGGCGCAGGTGGTCGTCATCGATTCCGCCATCACGAATATGGCCAAGCTGGCATCCCATCCCTATCTCATCAGCCCTGGAACGGAAGGGCTCGTGATCGACGGACTGGTGAAGGCCATTTTGGAGCTGGGGTTAATCGATGAGGAGACCACCGGGAAGCACCCGAAGGCTTTTGAGGCCTTGAAGGCTGCGGTGGCCCACGTGTCATTGGACCAGGTGGCGGCGCGGACTGGCATGTCGGTTGAAGCCTTGAAAACTACTGCGGCGATCTTCGCCGAAGCGCCACGCTCCATCATTCTCTGTGCCGAGGGCATCGTCCGGCAGCCAGACGGATATCAGAACGTGTTGAAATTGATGGATCTCGCCTGGGTCACCGGCAAGTTAGGTCAACCTGGCTGCGGCGTGAATACGGTGACGGAAGAGCCGAACGAGCAGGGTGCCGTCGATATGGGGGTTGCCCCAGAATTCCTTCCCGGTCAAGCCTCCTTCAGTGATCAGGCTGCTCGTGACCGTTTTGCGAAGGCCTGGGACGTGACGCTCCCGGCAGCCGGATCCGGCGCGAACCTCGTCGAGATACTTAAGCGCTGCAAGAGCGGCCAGATCCGTGCGTTGTATGTGATCGGAGAAAATCCGCTCGCCACGTTACCTGCATCGATGGAAGTTCGTGCGGCATTGGATCGGCTGGAGTTACTCGTCGTCCAGGACCCGTTCCTGACCGAGACTGCGCGTATGGCTCATGCGGTGTTGCCGGCTTGTACCTCTGCGGAGAAGGACGGCACCTTCACCAACCTGGAAGGCCGTGTACTGCGTGTCCGCGAGGCTTTGGATCCGGTCGGAGAAAGTTTGCCGGACTGGCACATCATGACGGCATTGGCCAACGCGCTGGGCTGCCAATGGGGATATGAATCGTCGAACGACATTCAAGCCGAGATCATGAAGTTATTGCCCGGGTACTACAACCTCGGACAGCCCCGGAAGGTCGTCCCGGCGGTGGATCGCTATTTGTCGAACGGTTATGCCGGCGAAGTGGCAGCGCGTTATCGAGCTCCAGTTGTGTCGGATGCGAAGGCCCAGCGGCCCTATGGGCTGCTGATGGGACAGATCCTGTATCATTCCGGGAAAATGTCCACGGAAGCTCCCGGGCTTATCAAGATCGCCCCGAATACCGGCCGGCTCAGGATGAATCCGGAAGATATGAAACGGCTTGCGGTGAATGAAGGGGGCAAGGTGCGCCTCACGTCGGATCGTGGCTCGCTGCAGTTGGCGGTACAGTCCGATCAGTCCGTGGCCCCGCAGACCTGCTTCTTTCCGGAGCATTTCAACGAGCCCCCGGTCAAAGATCTGATGTCGGTTCAGGTTGATCCGACCACCGGAGTTCCTTCGTTTAAGCGTATCGGCGTGACGATCGAAAAAGCATAA
- a CDS encoding response regulator transcription factor has product MPTVKAKPIRLLLVDDHEVVRVGLRTVLHNNHGIIVVGEAGTKAAAVRTVKRLRPDIVLMDVRLPDGSGVDACRAILASYPTTRIIFLTSYADEESVLAAVLAGAQGYVLKDIDSSLLVRSIRTVFSGQSILNPTLTQRALNWIKAWPEQNGPAQGQSLSPQEERVLALVAEGLTNKEIATTMQLSDKTVKNYLANMFQKLHISRRAQAATFFVKRQA; this is encoded by the coding sequence TTGCCCACAGTTAAGGCCAAGCCGATTCGCCTGCTCCTGGTCGACGATCACGAGGTTGTCCGTGTCGGCCTGCGAACCGTCCTGCACAACAATCACGGCATTATCGTTGTCGGCGAGGCAGGCACCAAAGCTGCCGCGGTCCGGACGGTGAAGCGATTGAGACCGGACATCGTTTTGATGGACGTGCGACTTCCCGATGGATCCGGCGTCGACGCCTGCCGGGCGATTCTCGCCAGCTATCCGACAACACGCATCATCTTTCTCACGTCCTATGCGGACGAGGAGTCCGTGCTGGCGGCGGTATTGGCTGGCGCACAGGGATACGTGCTCAAGGACATCGACTCCAGCTTGTTGGTTCGATCGATTCGTACCGTGTTCAGCGGACAATCGATTCTTAATCCAACACTGACCCAACGGGCACTGAATTGGATTAAGGCCTGGCCCGAGCAGAATGGCCCGGCCCAGGGGCAATCTCTTTCTCCTCAAGAAGAGCGCGTGCTGGCATTGGTGGCGGAAGGATTGACCAACAAGGAAATCGCCACCACGATGCAACTCAGCGACAAGACGGTGAAGAACTATCTCGCCAACATGTTCCAAAAACTCCATATCTCACGGCGCGCCCAAGCTGCCACCTTCTTCGTCAAGCGTCAGGCCTGA